The sequence ttatgatgatgatgtgtTATATGAGTAGGTAGTAGTATATAGTTGGAAAATGTTATAGTATCTATCAACGTGGAGGTGGGGCGAGCAAGAAGGACCTCTCTTGGTCGGTGAGAGTGTGGCGGAAGTGGCACCTGTGGCCGTAGGGACAGGTGTCGCCGGCAAGGACCATCCTGCAAAGCTCGGTCTTGTAGCGTGGGTGCCTGATGACAGGACGTAGCTCAGTGATGCCGTGAGCGAACTGGCAGTGGTCACCGTATGGACACGTGCCGGTCTCTTGCCACTTGTTGCACAGCTCTGTCTTCATCATCCCTTGATTGTATACCTCCAACTCCACTGCCTCTTTATCCTCCTCTCCCTTCCCTGCCATGTACACCctttgctgctgctgctgctgctgcaacaaatataattaaacaCAATACTATACTAAACTATAACACTCTCGGAATCGAAGTTTTGTCCAAATTCCAATttaatttcatcaataaataataatagtgcTACAATTTAATCAtgtaaattaagaaaaagaaaactgtaTTTGTGACTTCAAGTCCAACTATAAATCATCAGATCGAATTGTTTTTTAAAGATATGTATAAAACTATATGTGTACCATAagttcaacccaaaaaaataataatcttacattaattaatcctatatatattaaaaaattgtaacaaactACATTGGTGTATAGTTTCAATTTTTCGTTTTTATACCTAATTATATCAATTTTGTTATGGACTATCAATAATTAGATCAATTTTAGCactcaatttttaaaactaattaattcaatttaatGGATAAAATTGCtgattaatattaaaaatataaaggaaaaaaatggtcTCGATCTCAAAAATGATTTTGGAGAGGCCATATTTTAGATGTCAATTTAGTCTGTAACCAAACCTCCACGTGATAAatgaaaagtaattttttgttgaaaaaatttagaaaaaaaaaaaaaaaaaaacaaattaaaattgacATAAGGTATGAATCTAatttgacaaattaaaaaatataagtaaGAGGACAAAATAAATTCTACCATTTCAAATTAACTTTTGATAATGGAAAAAAGGACAAAAGGAGCTCTAGCAGTTACAAATTAACAACTTTTGAAGAATGAGGAAGAACTCACCGATGCAGAGCCGAGTTGACTCGGCGGGGCACGTGACCGAGTCGAGGAGCGACTCAGAGTCGGACCAGTATTAGCAACaggaggtggaggaggagggAGGTTCGCCTTGGTGAAACCAGTGGACCGGACCGAGATGCTCTTGGGGAGCGAGAACCGGTTATCGAACAGGTTGGTACGGTTATCGGAGTGTTCTTCGTCTTCGGTGGAGAGGCGGCGAAGGTCTTCGAGGAAAGAGCGGTTTGGATACGAAGAAGAGAGGAGGAGATTGTGGAATGAGGCTTGGGATGAGAGAAGCTTGAGAAGCTCGGCGTTAGCGAGGCGGAGCTCGGCGTTCTCGTGGCGGAGAGACTCGGCCTCAGAGAGAAGATCGATGAGGCGAGCTCGGCAGAGATCGTAGTGGTCGTTGAGTTCTTGGTACTGGAGGATCAATCGAGCTTGGTTGAGGCGGTTCTGAGTGGACGAAACGGCGTCGTCGATGGAGGAGGAACACGTGGAAGGGCTGCTCATGAGGGAGATCGAGGTGGTGGTCGGCAATGGTGATTTTGGCGggaaaatggagtggtagagggAAGCGAAGTCGGTGCCGAAGTTTTGGTTTTCGAGGTGAAGAGTAGTTTTGACAGTTTCTTCACGCGGTGGAGTTGATGCCGCGGTGGTGGTTGATGGAGGAGACGCGTCGTTCTCCATTTGTGTCTGAAATTTTCCCGAGAAACaaacaggaaaaagaaaatcttagaaACAAGTTCTAAGTTACAGAATCTTCTAGAACGAATGAAACaggttcaaattaaattaagaaaatataatgatgagaaatttgagtgtgaaagtaattaaaattaaataaacagaaaataaagagCAAATGAACAATCCAGAATCGATATCAGAAATGGAATTCTCAAAAGATTAGAGAATAGAAACCGACCTGATGAACCTCAGAACAGAAGAAATAAATTAAGCGTGAGACTGAGACTGGGAGAGAAGCAaaggaaatcaagaaaaaagGAATTTATAAGGACTAGTTGGGCGGGAATGGTGAGGCTGCAaaagcaagagcaagagcaggGAAATTGTATAATTAGAATAAATTAggtcattatttatttttcctaattttaattTATCGAACACGTGGAATTAACTTATTGGTTTAGGAAAGAAGGGGAAGCTGGTGCGACATACACCTGATTATCTCTCAGTAGAATGGGGTTCCCTCCCTCCACTGAGACCAGAGCCAAACCGTTACAGAACAGAAGCCCCAACTGAAAAttagtagagagagagagagagagagagagagactcaaaTCTCAAAGAATGGGTCATGTGAGTGAGGCTTAAGTtagagagaaatatatatatatatatatatatatatgagtttcGGTTAGAGTTTGGTGGGAAGGAATATTGTTGGCGTGGCATGGAAGTATTttgaggtggtggtggtggtggtagttaTCTTACATGGAGGTTTCATTTTCATTGTCATGAAGGTGGACTAAGATGTGCTTTTTTACAAGTAATAATGAAAGTATGgttgatatatataaatatatgtacaacaattattattattattttagaactATGGTTTTGCTTCTTTATTACAGCTTTAACTAACACCCTATGCCCCTCTTTTTTTGGTATCACCATCTCAATCAAGTTCTATTTGGTAATGTCTTCATTGTTATTGAACCAACAACCGCTTTGTcaaagaaaacaacattttattttattttgtttagttcGTCTCAGGCTAACTGCAATTGCTGGTACTCATTATAAATTCAAATGGCCAGTTCGGTCCAGTGTCAACCCTTTTCTAACctagaaaaagaaagggattaTTATTTGGAAATTTGTATGAAAATCAAGGAACCAAATATAGTTGCACTATGTAGTCTTTGAAattgtttctttaaaatttgaatgaCAGGCTTTAGAACTATAGACCACAAGTCTTATAACTTAATTGgttaatattttctaaagtttCTAACATGGACATCTAATAGGTCCTTTCACCTTCCTTACCtgtcaaatttttaaaaacgtTTTATATCCATGGACTAAAACTCTCTTTTATCATTCTGGGGTACGGTGTCCAATTGAAAATGAATTATATGGGCTTGCAAATGGCCCACGAGCCTACTAGCACTTTAAATCTCTCCACAAAAATGTGTTTAGTCCTGCACAGGGTATTAAATGGAGATTAGGGAGGAGCCCATGAATTGAGTCGGTAAATAAAGTTGTAAGTAATTAAGGTACCATgcatgagatgggttcaagttacacttagtGTAACTCTTATAAAATTATACCTTTTTTATACCATAGATTTGTAAATGATCTAATggctaaaaaaatatcattgaaTGTTATTACTTTCCATCTCATTCATAATTAATACTAGCATTTcatctctctccttatttattgttttttgcttGATTAAAGGGCACACTgccatttttaacaacttgcatttatatacttgaaaaaaaaaaaaatatatatatatatatatatatatatatatacaagaaaaATATCTAAGATAGATAATTAGTGAGGAATAGAATGGTCAAGTAACTTCAGCTAAGTTCTTGAAAATAgtagttcattttttatttgatcgaTTGAGAAGAACAAGTTTATTTTCAAATGgtagttcatatatatatatatatatatatatatatattttacctaTATGTTAAATGTCTATTACGAACTCAGTAACACACGGAACAAAACaattatgaataaataaaaaaaggaagaagaagaagagaacatGATAAAGACGAAGAAGGCAGAGATTTGCATAAAGGCTGTACGTTTGTGAACTGTgaagacacttttttttttttttttttttgataaccatTGAGAAGATACCTATAATTTAATTACATTTGGGCTTCTAATCAACAATCAATTTTCTAGTGTACATCAACTCCAAATATGGAGGAAATACTTTTTTGGGTTGCATTGATATGagataggttcaagttacacctgatatAACTTTACAAGAATTACACCTTTTTTGGACCACTGATTACTATTAGATTTAAGGGTCAAAAAACACTCATAGTAATGTCATTATTACTTTCTAAAAATTAGTGATTTAGGCATTAACTCTtcttattagagagagagagagagagagagagagagagagagaaactataGCATTAACTCTCCACTATCCTCCACGTCATCATATTCTTCCTCTCATCCTCACTCACATCTTTCTTCTTGCACTATGTACTTTTAGGCCATCACCATTGATTTCCAGGAAGTAATATATTACTCACTCGGTCTTTTCTTcccaacaaaaatcaaagaacctttttttctttataatctggaaaataaagaacttaTCCCATTACGTACCTAAAATCTCATAATTGGTATGATCTATAAGATCAAAGACTGAAGATTTGTAACTAAGGCTACATTTGGTTCTATGTAAATCGAATTTCTTAGTGTAAAATGAATGCAGGGGAAAGTGAATTCCCataaggaaaatgaaatccaaGTGTGTGGTTCTGCAATGGAAAATAGTTCAGAAAACAATTTTCGATGTTTTgtaacattctgaaaatgctattttcctacaaatttttcacattttctcaaccATTTTCTTAGCTCCCAAACAATTTTCGTGTGAGGATTGTTTGTGAGTGCGATCTCGCCGATGCTGGGGTGCGATGAGACCGGTGCGATCTggggttgtgggtggtggtgcgATCTGGGGTTGCTTCTGGTGCGATCTTTTCTtgctgtttctctctcttctattttcctgGGGTGGAaatcatttgaaggtaaaataaaaccTTAAATTGTTTTACGAGTGAGAGGCCTTATTTTACAGTCAAcgtgtaaaatgatttccgttTGACTCAATTTTCTATAGGTACCAAACACATATGCtggtgtaaaatgatttcctaaAATCCTTTTTAGGCGAAACAAACGTAGCCTAAGAAACATGGAttgaaagagaagaaattaGGAGGACAAGTTTTGAACTATTAAGGGAGACTAGGGTGAGTGAGAGGTATGAGTGCTTAAATAGAATGAGGGTTAAAGCTGTAGAAATGGGCTTGGGATAGGAGAATAATTACAAAAGTGCACCTTGACTTCCTTTAGAATGATGCTTGAACATGAACAGTTGAAAGGGAAACAGGGACAAATACTTGAAAAATGGCTCTGATTTTGTCGGTTTATTCACTAAAATGCTCTTTTGACTGACTGACTGGGTATAGTTTGagtaataataatgatgacTTAAAAGTACATAGTGCAAGAAGAAAGATGTGAGAGAGGatgagaggaagaagatgatgatgtgGAGGACAGTGGAGAGTTAatgctatagtgttttttttttttttttcccctttcttttaataagaagagttaatgcctaaatcactaatttttaggaaataaTAATGACATTACTATGAGTGGTTTTTGACCCTTAGATCTAATAGTAATCAATGGTccaaaaaatgtgtaactcttgtaaagttacagcaggtataacttgaactcatctatagatatatatagataaatatatataagatgggtttaagttacacctagtgtaactcttgtaaagttacaccttttttacATCGTAGATTTCTAAAAGATCTAAcggttaaaaaaatatcattaaatgcTATTGCTTTCCACCTCATTCCTAATTAATACCAgcaactttttctctctccttatttaatgttttattatttttcacttGATTAAAAGCACACACTATTTTTAACAACCTAGAAACCAAACTAATCTACTTCAGAGCTAATGCACAATAGCCAAAGCTTTTTGTTGGGATGattcttattcttattttttatttttgccaaagAACTGGCTCTCTATGGTCTTAGTGTTGGCATCATCCTTTCTTCCTGAGCTGGTCAATCCAGAGCTGACTGAAACTAAGAGAGCACATTCTTTTGCGTGGTTGTAGTTGTGGTTGTATGGTTTATAGCTATTAATTTGGAAGTGTTTTTTTACTAGAGATTCTTGTGGCTGTGGGTGAGTGTAATTGTTCTACCAATATATGTTTTAGGAAGTTGCCTCGCTATGGTGATAGGatatagaattaaaaattagtttctactcttaaattttaatgaagtCTTTTCTCATCTTTGTGATTCAGCATTGTGAggatttaaatttaaagttaaagTTATGTAGAATTATTTTATGAGTAATAttacagacacaaactattttacaacatttttacaaactgctaatgtGGCGAATTCTTACTTGTTCTAATATAGGTTCATcactaatatcacattttcacttacaataactatttggaaaatgctaaagccatatcagcaatttgtaaaaatattataaaatagtttgtatctgtagcattactcttactGTATTATCATTTTTGGAAGGATTTGTCCTCATGCCTTTGttatctttatttaaaaaaaaaaaaaaaaaaaaaaaaaaaaaaaaaggccaaatcAAGTGGGTTGGTGGAGAGAGTTTAATGACTCATTTAAAAAGTGGGTTGTTGAAAATGGCAAGTGCCCTTTAATCaagtaaaaaacaataaataaggagagagacaAAAGTGAAAAGCAATAACatttaatgatgttttttttaaccattagatcTTTTAGAAATCTACGAtgtaaaaaaagtgtaattttacaagagttacaccaggtgtaactttacaagagttacaccaagtgtaacttgaacctctctctctctctctctctctctctctctctctatatatatatatatatatatatacttatttgAAAAGTGGGTTGCTGAAAATGGCAAGTGCCCTTTAATCAAgtgaaaaacaataaataaggagagagacaaaagtgaaaagtaataacatttaatgatgttttttttttaaccattagatcTTTTAGAAATCTACagtgtaaaaaatgtgtaattttacaagagttacaccaagtgtaacttaaacccatctctctctctctctctctctctctctctctctctctctctctctctctctctctctctctctctctctctctctctatatatatatatatatatatatatatatatcggttTCGTTAACAGGTGCCAGCCAGCACCTGTTAATGAACCAACCCCTCAGTCCCACCTGCATAGGAAATGGGCAAAAaattaggttatgtttggtaccagtttttgttttctattttcaaaaacttgtttttgggaatataaagaaaaaacaattttcttgtatttttgaaatcaaaaatatgtttggttagttgaaattaaaaagataattttttgaaaaaaaaatagaaaatactaaaatatgttgttactaagatttgaactctaatgttaactaattaaatgagacaaattcattaaattaaatgcatgttttcattaacttttgaaaattagaaactgaaaactgcattttgcatgttttcagtttccttcacatATTAAGATTTGAAAACAGCttttttctgtctattttgggttgcaaacaagttttttgtttcaaaaatagaaaattatttttgaaaacataaaataaagagaaaaaaaagtcaccaaacatacccttactTTTCATCTTTGGTTTGTGTAAAACGTGTATCTTGGTTTCTTCAGTAATTATaggacaaaaatgccccttTAACACATTTCCCTccatttcactttttatttccCTCCCAATTTCACTTTATCAATATTTTACTCTTCATCTTCTTTCACTTTACCAATATCAAACTCACTTTCATTCACTTTACCATTATCAAATccacttccaaaaaaaaaaaaaaaagatgaagaaaagttCAAATGTTCAATGAAGGATTAAGCAATTATTTTGCAagatacaataattttattttattaaattcatatttatttttaaatgtatttgaATATGAggttaatctttttttatttgtatcattttttttttcatttatcctAAAATATGATGTGGAttgttttaatcttgttttaatGTAGCACCAAGTTAAGACTCATCAAGTTGGATGAGAATTTAGTTATAAGTGAGACTCATCAAGTTGTTGAAAGGAATTGTTTTAACTTAAATGAACTACTTCAAGAAtgaactattattttattttatttgtatcatttttttttttcatttatcctaaaatatgatattgaatattgattgttttaatcttgttttaatGTAGTACAAATGGATGGCAATTTAGTTGCAAGTGAGACTTATCAACTTGGTCCATTGAATTACTTTGACTTAAATGAACTACCTTAATAAggtactattattttttattttatttgtaatccATATTTCATTTAACGTATAatatgatattgatttttttttaaattcttgtttTAATATAGCACAAATTGATGATGATTTAATTGCAAGTGAGATTCATGGAAGTGTTTCAAGGAATTGTGTTGAGTTAAATAAGTTTTTGGAtgatggaaaaaataataacacaTGTGGAGGGGAAATAGTTGATTGGAATGAATGTCCAATAGATGAGACGGGGCTTATTGAGGAATATGAGGATATACATTCAATCGAAAAATGAATTTGAGCCTTTTATTGGTCAATGTTTTTTTAGTGAAGAAGaagctttcattttctataaaaattatgcaaattgAAATGGTTTTACAATTTGAAAATGTCATTCGgagaaaaaaatggagaaatagGAAGACATAATTTCTTTTGTCATCGGGAAGGTAGGCAACCACTAAAAATGGTGGATCCATCTAAGGAGAAATGAAATAGAATGTCTTTAAAATGTGGATGCAAAGCTCGTCTAACAATTGTATTGCAAAAGTCAATAGACATTTTTCCGAAAGAATGGCATGTCACTATTTTTTGTTGTAGATCACAATCATGAATGGTTGTCCCCTTCAAGTATACAATTTCTTCCGACCAATCGAGTTATCactgaagatgataaaaatttcattctcttatACAAAGAAGATGGACTTTCAATTAGGGAAATTATACATGTTATGGAACTtaagaaaaatgtgaaacatGGTCATCTTCCATTTTTTCAATGGGACTTTCGTAATCTTTATGTGAAAATGAGAAAGATGCATGCTGTGAATGATGCTATGAATCTCTTACAATTTGGTAAAGTTGCTAAAGAAAGGAATTCTAAGTTTCAATATGCATTCACAACTGATGAAGAGAAAAGATTAGAGCATATTTTTTGGTTGCACCCTCTTAGTTGTGTACCAAAAATATGGAGATGTGGTTGTCTTTTATATTACTTACA is a genomic window of Quercus lobata isolate SW786 chromosome 2, ValleyOak3.0 Primary Assembly, whole genome shotgun sequence containing:
- the LOC115975761 gene encoding zinc finger CCCH domain-containing protein 14 isoform X5 — its product is MENDASPPSTTTAASTPPREETVKTTLHLENQNFGTDFASLYHSIFPPKSPLPTTTSISLMSSPSTCSSSIDDAVSSTQNRLNQARLILQYQELNDHYDLCRARLIDLLSEAESLRHENAELRLANAELLKLLSSQASFHNLLLSSSYPNRSFLEDLRRLSTEDEEHSDNRTNLFDNRFSLPKSISVRSTGFTKANLPPPPPPVANTGPTLSRSSTRSRAPPSQLGSASQQRVYMAGKGEEDKEAVELEVYNQGMMKTELCNKWQETGTCPYGDHCQFAHGITELRPVIRHPRYKTELCRMVLAGDTCPYGHRCHFRHTLTDQERSFLLAPPPR
- the LOC115975761 gene encoding zinc finger CCCH domain-containing protein 14 isoform X2; this encodes MENDASPPSTTTAASTPPREETVKTTLHLENQNFGTDFASLYHSIFPPKSPLPTTTSISLMSSPSTCSSSIDDAVSSTQNRLNQARLILQYQELNDHYDLCRARLIDLLSEAESLRHENAELRLANAELLKLLSSQASFHNLLLSSSYPNRSFLEDLRRLSTEDEEHSDNRTNLFDNRFSLPKSISVRSTGFTKANLPPPPPPVANTGPTLSRSSTRSRAPPSQLGSASQQQQQRVYMAGKGEEDKEAVELEVYNQGMMKTELCNKWQETGTCPYGDHCQFAHGITELRPVIRHPRYKTELCRMVLAGDTCPYGHRCHFRHTLTDQERSFLLAPPPR
- the LOC115975761 gene encoding zinc finger CCCH domain-containing protein 14 isoform X4; this encodes MENDASPPSTTTAASTPPREETVKTTLHLENQNFGTDFASLYHSIFPPKSPLPTTTSISLMSSPSTCSSSIDDAVSSTQNRLNQARLILQYQELNDHYDLCRARLIDLLSEAESLRHENAELRLANAELLKLLSSQASFHNLLLSSSYPNRSFLEDLRRLSTEDEEHSDNRTNLFDNRFSLPKSISVRSTGFTKANLPPPPPPVANTGPTLSRSSTRSRAPPSQLGSASQQQRVYMAGKGEEDKEAVELEVYNQGMMKTELCNKWQETGTCPYGDHCQFAHGITELRPVIRHPRYKTELCRMVLAGDTCPYGHRCHFRHTLTDQERSFLLAPPPR
- the LOC115975761 gene encoding zinc finger CCCH domain-containing protein 14 isoform X3, which produces MENDASPPSTTTAASTPPREETVKTTLHLENQNFGTDFASLYHSIFPPKSPLPTTTSISLMSSPSTCSSSIDDAVSSTQNRLNQARLILQYQELNDHYDLCRARLIDLLSEAESLRHENAELRLANAELLKLLSSQASFHNLLLSSSYPNRSFLEDLRRLSTEDEEHSDNRTNLFDNRFSLPKSISVRSTGFTKANLPPPPPPVANTGPTLSRSSTRSRAPPSQLGSASQQQQRVYMAGKGEEDKEAVELEVYNQGMMKTELCNKWQETGTCPYGDHCQFAHGITELRPVIRHPRYKTELCRMVLAGDTCPYGHRCHFRHTLTDQERSFLLAPPPR
- the LOC115975761 gene encoding zinc finger CCCH domain-containing protein 14 isoform X6, whose protein sequence is MENDASPPSTTTAASTPPREETVKTTLHLENQNFGTDFASLYHSIFPPKSPLPTTTSISLMSSPSTCSSSIDDAVSSTQNRLNQARLILQYQELNDHYDLCRARLIDLLSEAESLRHENAELRLANAELLKLLSSQASFHNLLLSSSYPNRSFLEDLRRLSTEDEEHSDNRTNLFDNRFSLPKSISVRSTGFTKANLPPPPPPVANTGPTLSRSSTRSRAPPSQLGSASQRVYMAGKGEEDKEAVELEVYNQGMMKTELCNKWQETGTCPYGDHCQFAHGITELRPVIRHPRYKTELCRMVLAGDTCPYGHRCHFRHTLTDQERSFLLAPPPR
- the LOC115975761 gene encoding zinc finger CCCH domain-containing protein 14 isoform X1, which encodes MENDASPPSTTTAASTPPREETVKTTLHLENQNFGTDFASLYHSIFPPKSPLPTTTSISLMSSPSTCSSSIDDAVSSTQNRLNQARLILQYQELNDHYDLCRARLIDLLSEAESLRHENAELRLANAELLKLLSSQASFHNLLLSSSYPNRSFLEDLRRLSTEDEEHSDNRTNLFDNRFSLPKSISVRSTGFTKANLPPPPPPVANTGPTLSRSSTRSRAPPSQLGSASQQQQQQRVYMAGKGEEDKEAVELEVYNQGMMKTELCNKWQETGTCPYGDHCQFAHGITELRPVIRHPRYKTELCRMVLAGDTCPYGHRCHFRHTLTDQERSFLLAPPPR